A window of Cheilinus undulatus linkage group 1, ASM1832078v1, whole genome shotgun sequence contains these coding sequences:
- the LOC121509042 gene encoding nuclear receptor ROR-alpha A-like: MYFVISAMKAQIEIIPCKICGDKSSGIHYGVITCEGCKGFFRRSQQSNAAYSCPRQKNCLIDRTSRNRCQHCRLQKCLAVGMSRDAVKFGRMSKKQRDSLYAEVQKHRLQQQQQQQGPLHLSHPSLGTPSPGEAEPLSPHYSLSSTGLTELPDDLGGYIEQNSPEGGSVSSKADSGGGGGDGGGGFYLDFQPSPDQSGLDINGIKPEPLCDYGSSNGFFPYCSFSNGDTSSMSMAELDHLAQIISKSHLETCQYLREELQQMSWQNFLQDEVKSYQSKPQELMWQLCAVKITEAIQYVVEFAKRIDGFMELCQNDQIVLLKAGSLEVVFVRMCRVFDSQNNAVYFDGKFAGPDVFKALGCDDLISSVFDFAKSMCSLHLSEDELALFSAFVLLSADRSWLQEKLQVEKLQQKTQLALQHVLQKNQREDGLINKLQCKVSALRSLCSRHTEKLSAFRAVYPDIVGTHFPPLYKELFGGDLEVTLQTDD, from the exons CTCAGATTGAAATCATTCCCTGTAAGATCTGTGGAGATAAATCATCAGGGATCCACTACGGGGTCATCACCTGTGAGGGCTGCAAG GGTTTCTTCAGGCGGAGTCAGCAGAGTAACGCCGCCTACTCGTGTCCTCGCCAGAAAAACTGTCTGATCGACCGAACGAGCCGAAACCGCTGCCAACACTGCCGTCTGCAGAAATGTCTGGCTGTGGGCATGTCCCGAGATG CTGTCAAATTTGGTCGAATGTCAAAGAAGCAGCGGGACAGTTTGTATGCTGAGGTGCAGAAACATCGcctccaacagcagcagcagcagcagggccCCCTCCACCTGTCCCACCCCAGCCTCGGAACACCTAGTCCAGGTGAGGCTGAGCCTCTGTCCCCGCACTACAGCCTCTCCTCCACCGGGCTCACAGAGCTACCAGATGATCTGGGAGGCTACATAGAACAAAACTCACCTGAAGGAGGATCTGTGTCATCTAAG GCAGACtctggaggaggtggaggggaCGGTGGAGGTGGGTTCTATCTAGACTTCCAGCCCTCTCCAGACCAGTCAGGACTTGATATTAATGGCATTAAACCAGAGCCGCTGTGTGACTATGGATCCAGTAATGGCTTCTTTCCATACTGCTCCTTCAGCAACGGGGACACATCATCTATGTCTATGGCTGAACTCG ATCACCTGGCTCAGATCATCTCAAAGTCTCACCTGGAGACGTGTCAGTACCTGAGGGAGGAGCTGCAGCAGATGAGCTGGCAGAACTTTCTACAGGATGAGGTGAAGAGCTACCAGAGCAAG CCACAGGAGCTGATGTGGCAGCTCTGTGCAGTGAAGATCACTGAGGCCATTCAGTACGTGGTGGAGTTTGCCAAGAGGATTGACGGCTTCATGGAGCTGTGTCAGAATGACCAGATAGTGCTGCTGAAAGCTG GCTCTCTGGAGGTTGTCTTTGTCCGAATGTGTCGGGTTTTTGACTCTCAGAACAACGCTGTCTACTTTGATGGGAAATTTGCCGGTCCTGATGTCTTTAAAGCTTTAG gTTGTGATGATTTGATCTCGTCAGTGTTTGACTTTGCTAAAAGCATGTGCTCGCTGCATCTGTCAGAAGATGAACTTGCTCTGTTCTCAGCGTTCGTTCTGCTCTCTGCAG ACCGGTCATGGCTGCAGGAGAAACTGCAGGTGGAGAAGCTGCAGCAGAAGACTCAGCTGGCTCTTCAACACGTCCTGCAGAAGAACCAGAGAGAGGACGGACTGATCAACAAG CTCCAATGTAAGGTGTCGGCGTTGCGTTCACTGTGCAGTCGGCACACAGAGAAGCTGTCTGCTTTCAGAGCTGTTTACCCCGACATCGTGGGGACACACTTCCCTCCTCTCTATAAAGAGCTGTTTGGAGGCGACCTCGAGGTGACTCTGCAGACCGACGACTGA